DNA from Flavobacteriales bacterium:
ATGCGGGGCTCGACCCCTTCCTGGCCGTCTGGATCCCCAACATCGGGTACGCCCTCATCGGCGCCTGGATCTACCGGAACGCGCCCAAGTAGCCTTCCCATCCTGAACGGGGATATTCATCGGCATTTGCCGATGATTCGCCTCTATATCGTAATATTGCGATCTATTCAGCATCCTCCATGGGCGTCACCAAGACCGACCTCTTCACCGCGCCGCAGAACCAGCTGGCCACCTGGGCCAAGGTGCTGGGACACCCCGCGCGCATCGCCATCCTCCAGTACCTCTTGAAACAGAACGCCTGCGTGTGCGGCAGCCTGGTGGAGGAGCTGGGACTGGCGCAGGCCACCATCAGCCAGCACCTGCGGGAGCTGAAGGATGCCGGCCTGATCACCGGCACCGTGGAAGGCACCAGCGTGTGCTACTGCATCGAACCCAAGGCCTGGGCCAAGGCGGAGGCCGCCTTCGCCAAGCTCTTCGCCGCCTACAAACCCATCGATACCTGCTGCTAGAACAAGCAATGGGCGGATCATGATCCGCCCCAACGACGCGTACGGGCGCGTCATGACGCGCCCCAACAAGCAACAACCAATGAATACCCCCCAAGAGACCAAGGACCTCGTCCGCGCCAAGTACGCCGAGATCGCCCGCCAGGACAAGGCCACCAACGCCAGCAGCTGCTGCGGCGCCGGCGGCTGCAGCACCGAGGTGGCCACCATCATGAGCGACGACTACACCAAGCTCGCGGGCTACAACCCCGACGCCGACCTCTCCCTGGGCTGCGGACTCCCCACGGAGTTCGCGCAGATCACCCCCGGCCACACCGTGCTCGACCTCGGCAGCGGCGCCGGCAACGACTGCTTCGTGGCCCGCGCGGCAACCGGTCCCGATGGGCGCGTGATCGGCGTGGACTTCACCCCCGAGATGATCGCCAAGGCCAGGGACAACGCCCGCAAGCTGGACTACCAGAACGTGGAGTTCCGGCAGGGCGACATCGAGGCGCTGCCCCTTTCCGCCTGCATGGTGGACGTGGTGGTGAGCAACTGCGTGCTGAACCTGGTGCCCGACAAGCGGAAGGCGTTCAGCGAGGTGCTGCGCGTGCTGAAGCCCGGCGGGCACTTCAGCATCAGCGATGTGGTGCTGGTGGGCGAACTGCCCCCTGCGATCCAGGGCGCAGCCGAGATGTACGCGGGTTGCGTGAGCGGCGCGCTGCAGGAGAGCGAATACCTCGGCATCATCCGCGAGCTGGGCTTCGAGGATATCACCGTACAGAAGCGCAAGCCCATCGTGGTGCCGGACGATATCCTCACGAACTACCTGAACGCCGAGGAGCTCGCCGCCTTCAAGGCCAGCGGCACGGGCATCTTCAGCATCACCGTGTTTGCCCGCAAGAGCAGCGTGGACTGCTGCGCGCCCAAAGCGGAAAAGCAGGCCCTGAAGGCCCCCACCCCCGCCAACCCCGAAGGCATCCATGCCCTGCCGGGCTGCGACCTGGGCGCGGGCTGCTGCTGAGCGTACGATTCTGCCACCATGCTGCTTCCCACCCTGCTCCTGTCGCTGCTCTTGCCTGACGCACCCATGGACCGCACCCTGTACCCCGACCTGCAACGCTATGTGGACGACCGTGTGGTGCCCGCCATGACCGCCATCCCTGCCGAGCGCAAGGAAAGCCTCGACCTCATCGCGGCCTTCGTGAAGGAGCGCAAGGCCGCCGGTGCCACGGCCGACCTCACCTTCATCTGCACGCACAACAGCCGGCGCAGTCACCTGAGCCAGCTGTGGGCGGCCACCGCGGCCTGGAGCTTTGGTCAGGACCATGTGCGCACCTACAGCGGCGGCACGGAGGCCACGGCCTTCAACCCGCGTGCGGTGGCGGCGGTGGAGCGCGCTGGATTCCAGGTGGTGAAGCCCGAAGGGAAGAACCCGATGTACGAGGTGTCGTTCGCGAAGGACCGCGCGGCGGAACGCTGCTGGAGCAAGGTGTACAACGACCCCGCCAATCCGCAGAAAGAGTTCTGCGCGGTGATGACCTGCTCGGAGGCGGACAAGAATTGCCCGATCGTGTTCGGCGCCATGGACCGCATCAGCCTGCCCTACAACGACCCCAAGGAGGCTGATGGCACGCCCGAGGAGGCCACGCGCTACGACGAGCGCTGCCTGCAGATCGCGGCGGAACTGTGGTACGTGATGCAGCAGGCCGCGCGTTGACAGCTCACCACAGAGGCACAGAGGGCACGGAGCACCTATGCCGGAGCACCTGCTCATCTTTTCTCTGTGTCCTCCGTGCCTCTGTGGTGAATGAACCGACTCCTCGATGAACTCCTCCCGACCCTCCATCGGCTTCTTCGAGAAGTACCTCACCGCCTGGGTGCTGCTGTGCATCGCAGCAGGTATCGCCCTGGGCCAGGTGGCCGGCAGCGGCATGCAGGTCATCGCCGACCTCGAGGTGAACACGGTGAACATCCCCGTTGCCATCCTCATCTGGCTGATGATCTACCCCATGATGGTGCAGGTGGACTTCGACAGCGTGCGGCGTATCGGTCCGCAACTGAAAGGGCTTGGGCTCACCGTGGTGGTCAACTGGCTCATCAAGCCCTTCACCATGGCCTTCTTCGCGTGGGTCTTCTTCACCAAGCTCTACGCGGCCTGGATCACGCCCGAGCTGGCGCAGGAATACATCGCCGGAGCCATCCTGCTCGGCGCGGCGCCCTGCACCGCCATGGTCTTCGTGTGGAGCTACCTCAGCGGCGGCGACCCCAACTACACGCTGGTGCAGGTCAGCGTGAACGACCTGATCCTGCTCGTGCTTTTCATCCCCATCGTGCAATTGCTCCTCGGCA
Protein-coding regions in this window:
- a CDS encoding metalloregulator ArsR/SmtB family transcription factor, with the protein product MGVTKTDLFTAPQNQLATWAKVLGHPARIAILQYLLKQNACVCGSLVEELGLAQATISQHLRELKDAGLITGTVEGTSVCYCIEPKAWAKAEAAFAKLFAAYKPIDTCC
- a CDS encoding arsenite methyltransferase, with translation MNTPQETKDLVRAKYAEIARQDKATNASSCCGAGGCSTEVATIMSDDYTKLAGYNPDADLSLGCGLPTEFAQITPGHTVLDLGSGAGNDCFVARAATGPDGRVIGVDFTPEMIAKARDNARKLDYQNVEFRQGDIEALPLSACMVDVVVSNCVLNLVPDKRKAFSEVLRVLKPGGHFSISDVVLVGELPPAIQGAAEMYAGCVSGALQESEYLGIIRELGFEDITVQKRKPIVVPDDILTNYLNAEELAAFKASGTGIFSITVFARKSSVDCCAPKAEKQALKAPTPANPEGIHALPGCDLGAGCC
- a CDS encoding protein-tyrosine-phosphatase, with amino-acid sequence MLLPTLLLSLLLPDAPMDRTLYPDLQRYVDDRVVPAMTAIPAERKESLDLIAAFVKERKAAGATADLTFICTHNSRRSHLSQLWAATAAWSFGQDHVRTYSGGTEATAFNPRAVAAVERAGFQVVKPEGKNPMYEVSFAKDRAAERCWSKVYNDPANPQKEFCAVMTCSEADKNCPIVFGAMDRISLPYNDPKEADGTPEEATRYDERCLQIAAELWYVMQQAAR
- the arsB gene encoding ACR3 family arsenite efflux transporter; its protein translation is MNSSRPSIGFFEKYLTAWVLLCIAAGIALGQVAGSGMQVIADLEVNTVNIPVAILIWLMIYPMMVQVDFDSVRRIGPQLKGLGLTVVVNWLIKPFTMAFFAWVFFTKLYAAWITPELAQEYIAGAILLGAAPCTAMVFVWSYLSGGDPNYTLVQVSVNDLILLVLFIPIVQLLLGITGIAIPWGVLSTSVIVFVVIPLVAGYLTHRWLMRTKGEAWFKTRFLPALKPLSITALLLTLILLFAFQGQKILANPFDILLIAIPLALQTYFIFFLSWKGGRWLGLNYRTCAPASMIGASNFFELAVAVAIALFGLNSGAALVTVVGVLIEVPIMLHLVRIAKRWKYDAA